The following is a genomic window from Bacillus spongiae.
ATCTACTTCTTTTGCATTTGAAAAAGTAACAACCATTGTTAGTGCAAGAGTAATAGCTGCCAAAATTCGAGTGAATTTTTTCATTTTTATCGCTCCCTTATTAAATTTATTAGATAATTAAAAGTAACTATCTACATTAATTGTAAACTATTAGAATTAAATGTAGTATTGGGGAAATTTGGAGGTATTTTCCTTGTTTTTTGTTATAAAGTTAATAAATTGTGGGAAAATTCCCCCAATAACTTTTACACGTTAAAGGAAAGCATATTGATGACAAAGGGGAATCGTTGTGAATATTAAAGAAGCAAAACAAATAATACATGCAGGATTAGCCTGGGCAAACTGGACCGATGAGCAAAAAGAAGCTATGAAGGTAGCACTACAATGTATGATACGAATTGAAAAATTAGAAAAAGAAGTAAAAGGTTTAGAAGAGACTAGAGATCATTTGAATTCTGCAATTAAAATTTTAAAGTGATGTACAAAACAAGCCCACTCAATGAGTGGGTTTTTAATATTTAATAAGAAAAAAATGCTAAAAAAAGAATTATTTACTTAATTGAGTAAATGTAGTAACATAATTTGGTATTTTAATATAGGGAGATGTATAAAATGAAAAAATTTAACAAACTTTTAATGATCATTTCTCTCGCTTTCGGTGGATTCTTTCTTTCACCATCGAATGATGTAGAAGCAGCATGGTCAGAATGGCAATCAGTACCTAAAGCAGGGGTTAATTGTCAGGTTCGAGTTCAGACAGATGCATATAACTATTATTCAACTGCTGACACTGTTGATATTAAGGCTGAGAGTAACGGTGCATGTGGAAAACTTTACTACATGTTGCATTTACCTTATAATTTTGCGAATTTTATGATGGTTACTGATGAACAAGTGGGTTATTTCACCTATGCTACACCGGTGAAGTATTTTGATATTAATCATATAGATGAAGAGGTAGGTTCTCGAGCTACTCTTGATCTATTTTCTTCCTCTAACTATTCAGAAGAAACTTACCTTGGAACCGTTTACGGACATAAATTTACTATTTGGCCACAATAGTTAAGAAAAACAACAAGCCCACTCTATGAGTGGGTTTTTGTTGTATATATTCGTTTTTTCGTTAGAATCCCTGTAGTTTATAACAACAACTAGGCTGATTAATATTGTTGTTATATGCTCCCCATATTCCTATGATTATGACAAAATATTAGACATATTCCTTATTAAACTAGAAAACTATGACAAGCCCCAACACGACACAAAAGACAGCTAAGAAAGCACGTTCAGAATCCGTCATGAGACGTCTTTTGACTAAGTAAGAGTTATAGCTCCCCTTAACCCTTACTAGCTTAATAGGACGTCCCTCAACCAATTTTGATGGTGATTCCTCCACTGTTTTTGCTTCTGCTACGAATCGCCCTTGTTGGTCCCTCATTCTGTGGCTGACGTCTAAACTCGTGGACGTCTTTCTCTTTGCTGACGTCTCTTCTTTTCCTTTCTCCAACAGCTCCAGCAGCCTTTTCATTTTCTCCTTTTCCTCTACTGTCATCATGATTGACGTCCTTACCCCCTTCTCTTTTGTTTGCGCTCTGCTCCCTCCACAATCGGTCATCATCTATGCTCCAGGTGGGCGAGGGAGGAAGGACGTCATCTTTTAAATATGGTTTTAGTAAGCTATGAAACTCTTTTGAATGTGCTGCCGCAAATAAGGCCCCTCTTATAATCTGGTTACGGTCTAAAGTTGTGGACTGGAATAATTGATTAACATAATCTCTAAACTCGTCTGAGTATCGAACCGTTGGACGATACATAATATCACCTCATTTATTAAGGTGACGTCCCTCCCTTTTGCTCTGAGAGTAAGGACGTCTTCAATACATCTTATAGAGTTGGCTCGTCTATTATTCACACTTTTATAAGAAACTTACATTTGTGTGAATAAAGAAAGAAATATTTGTCCAAGATGTTTTTAAATAAATAATTTGTAAAGGAGGTCTTGGAATGTTCGGGCTCGGAAAAAAACGTTCAAAGTTTGGTAAATTTTTAGATCGTAATTCAATCAAACAAACGGAGATATCGGAAATGAGTGGAGTGAATATGAATAGCATTAGTCGTGTTGCAAATTCAAATGAAAACTGTCCATCTATGAAAAACGCATCTAAAATTATTAAAACACTAAAGAAACATGGGTATGACGTCAGTTATGATGATTTTTGGGATATGTAGCCCTTTATACAGGGCTATTTTTTTACAATAATTGATCTTGGGGATTTTGGTGTATAGTCGATGCTTCCGTTTTCTTTCAGTCTTTGTAGGTAGGCGTGGACGGTACTCGAAGATTTTAAACTCGATTTATGGAGGATTTCTTTAATGGAGGGAGACTTTTTATTTTTTGAGATGTATTCTGAGATGATGGCCAGAACTTCATTTTCTCGCTTTCTCATTTTCTCGGCCAATGATTCGTGATCATTTGAAAAATAATACATATTTTATTCCCTTTCTAAAAGTGGTTATTTCTTTCATTTTACACGAACATACATTCGTAGTAAAGTGGATAAGACATAAGTATTGAAATAGAAATATATTGTTACAGTGGTATAACTTTGGTACAATGGAATTAATTTGATTAGTTGGGAGGTTTGCACTATGGGAAGTTCTCTTTTAGGTATAAGTGACGGTAGGCCTCCAATCTAGGCATAGAATAAGATAAGCAATAAAATAGAAATATATTGTTATAGTGGTATAACTTTGGTAGAATGGAATTAATTTGATTAGTTGGGAGGTTTGCACTATGGGAAGTTCTCTTTTAGGTATAAGTGATGGTGGCCCTCCAATCTAGGCCAAATCATAAGATTAACCTGTTCAGGTTAGTCTTTTTTTATGTTCAAATTTCGCAATTAGACGAACCCTAACCCGAAAAGTATAAACTAATTTCGTTGTAGGGCTTCTGACAAGCACAAAAAACGCCCAATCTCGAAAGTGAGAAAGGGCGTTTTCACAGATAAGGATGCAACCTTATTTTAACACACGTATCTAAAAATGGTATAATATTCTTAAGTCACTGGACGGACGTGGTGGCACTTCCCTATGAAGGGAGGTGTTCGCAATGGTTGTTACAACAGATGTACTTTTAGCTATGTTTAGCTTCGGACTACTAATTGTCGCAATCATCAACACAACGAAAAAATAACCACGTCCCCAGGCTAAAGGATTGTGGTTATTTTTTTAACACTATCAAATTTTAGTCACCACGTCTGTGGTAGTGACGATGACGTTTAGTGTTCGCGCACTAAGCGTCTTTTTTAATTTATGTTGATATCTATATTATATACCATATTTCGATTTCCCAAAACTGTAAAGTTCGAATCCCTACAGTCTATACTTATTATAACACAAAAACCCCTCTCGCTAAGAAAGGGGATTTTGTTGTGAATTAATATCCATACACGTCCACGGTAAGTATTTGAGTTTCATCTCCATTATTGTGACCACTTTCATGGACTGAATAAAAACGAACATTACTCCCATATTTTCCTACATTAAAAGTTAAAAAACTGCCTGATTTATAAACAGGTAATGCACCTATATATTGACCATCTACATAAGCTTCAAGATGTGCTTTTGTCCAGTCCCCAATATTATCATGAGCATAAACAGTGACCCTTTCTATGTATTTCTGCTCCTGCAAATTAACTTGGTAATATTTAGAGGGACCACCACATCTAGTTCCACCAATACAAATATTCGGGGCAGAACTGAATAGTAAGGTAGTAGCTGTAAGACTACTCGTATCCTTTGAATCTATAAACTTACTTGTCTTCGATGCGCTAGCAATATTAGAGCCTGTGACCATGAGTAAAAGAACCAAGAACGACATGATAATCTTTTTCATTTTAACAACCACACCCATTCTCTTCTATTTTATTACACTTTTAACAATAATAGATAATTAATTGTTAATAAATGGGGATTTTTACCTGTTTTTGGTTATTAAGGATAAGTCTATGTCAACAAACAAAACCCCTCTCGCTATGAGAAGGGCTTTTTATTATGCTTAAACAGCCAGTTGAACTTAATCTTTAACAAGATCGCCATATCCTCTATAGGCAGCCCTATATGTATCTCCAAGTGTATCAATGCCGATTAAATTTAAGTAGCCACAATAACTACGTCCAAAAAACTGTTGACAATCAAACACTGATGATGGCGCGTCATCTGGGATTGATACATACAGAACTTCGTGCATTAATACTTGTTGCGGTAGATCATCTCCTGCAGCATCAACACTTGGAGTGACAGTTGAGAAGACACCCATTAATAACACAAAACACGCAACTAATAAAAAACGTTTGTTCTTCATTATACAAAAACCTCCATAATTAGATTAATATAGTATCATTCTATCAAATTATTACAAATATTCAATAAAAATGTAAAAAAAGAGAAAATTCCCTCTCAGTTAAGAGAGGGGCTAAACTATTGGAGGTTTTCCTGGAGTTGATTCCTGTTGCTGTTCTAGTATGGCTTTGGCCACATTATTTTATTCTAATTTTTTGCCCCGGATAAATAAGATTCTTATTTTTAATCTTGTTGTCTCGTACTAGCTTATCAACCGATGTATTATATTTGTTAGCAACCTTCGTTAGATTGTCACCCGGCTTAACTATATAAACCGTTTCTTTTTTAGGTGTAGCTATTTTAGTAGGTTTAGTATTTCTCATTTTCCGAATCTCCGCAGCAAAATCCCGATAACTCCAGTTCATGTCCACGTTACCACTGATACCGTTAACCCGGCCGGAGCTTGTGTGCTGCCAAATATCCGCATGACGACCTAACTCGTAATTATATCGAGCCACCCATAAGGCATAAGGTTTTAAACGTTTTTCATCTAATTGATTTTCTAAAAATGATTTTCCTGTATACAGCATGGCGAAGTGCCCACCGTTTTCAAGTACTTCTAGGAAAGCAATCGCTCCATCTGTAAGTTGCTTTTTACTAACACCTTTTTTATCTTCTTCCAAGTCGAGTACAAGAGGGTAGTCTAATTTAAATCCTTTTACCACAGATAAAAAATATTTTGCTTCCTTAATTGCTTCTGAAACACTTGAAAATGTAGCATAATGATAAGCACCAACGTGAATACCTTCTTTTACTGCTTTCTTAGCATTATCTTTAAAATAATGAACCTTAGAATAGCTTGTTCCTTGTGTTGCCTTGATAAAAGCAAACTTAACACCGTCTTTTTGTACTTTGTCCCAATTTATATTACCTTGCCAGTGTGATACGTCGATTCCTTTAATCTTCATAACTAATTCTCTCCCTTAATATTAATTTTATCTATAATAAAAAGCTCCCCGATGTGGAGAGCTTGAATTTTTTATTCTTTTTTATCTTGTAAGCCTGTTCCCAATGAAGGGTTATTAATAACTCCAATCAAAACTAAAATATATAAGACTTGATCTACATACTTTTCGTACTTATCAAGCGATTCAACCAAACTTAAATCTAGTAAAGCTAGTCCAATTAATGAAGCAACTGCAGTCCACAAAATATAATTTTTAAATCGTTCCATTAAAAACCCCTCCATTTATTAAGATTCCTAAAACACCCGTGACAATGGCAGCAACAATAATTTTCAAAATCCAATTTGTATTAGTTTTTATGGAATTTAAATCCTCTTTAATGTCTTTAATATTAGATTCCGCAACTGCGAGGCGTGTTTTCACATCTCCCATGTCTCCCTCTAGCTTTTCAATTCGTTGTTCCAAGTCGTTACCTCCTTAATTCGTTGTCAAATTGAGAAAATCCATCCTTAATCTTACTAATTAACGTTGGACGATTTTTCCCGAAAGTTAGTTCTAATTTATATCCATTGTGTTCAAAAATTTCTTTAGCTTCTGTCACCCTTTCATGAGACATAACACCCCAATCTCTATTCATAATGGTGACTATATCACCTAAGAAAAAATCCTTCTCATATTGAAAAGGACTTGAATGTGTGAGAATTTCAGCTTCTAGAAATAACTCATTTCTTAACTGTTCAAGAGTGCGTTCTCCTCGTTCCTGGAGTGTTTCCCCATTGTCTCCCACACCGTTTTTTTCAATGTCCCTAGCATCTATGAATGTCTCAATTCTCTCAAAGTCTTCTGTATTACCAATCTCAGCAACTTCTCTTTCTACTCCTTCGCCTTGACCTGCTACAAAAGCCACATTTTTCATGTTTAAATCAGAATCAGAGAATCCCATTGTTTGAACGTTTTCAAACTCGGGCGAAAAATAAACAGGTGAGTTTCCAAATTGATTTTTATAACTTAAATCTTTACCATCTAGGGCATCAAACTCCCACCAACCTTCTTTTAAATTTAAAGAGACATCCCATCCGACCCCACTCGTTAATGAAATGTCTCTCAATTCTTCCGAAAGTATTTTAAATCTCGATTGCCAATTAATAGAGTTCCCACGCTGCAAGTCATCTTCCATTCGTAGCATGACAAATTTACGTTTTCTATCTGTAGGGTTAACCGCATTCCTTTCCACATAATGCTTTAAAACTGTTTCGGCTGCTCCTGATTTATTATCATAAGCTGTATTAGATGGTGGCAATGTTAGACGTTGACCGAAAATACCTTTTAGATCATACCCTTTATATACATAGTTTTCAGTAGCCCGTCCATTTTCGTCTAAAGCAACTTCTATATGCTTTATAATCCCCACTTTATTTGGAGACAACATTACTAATCTATTTTTCTGTAACTCTTCCACACTTTGAGAATGTCTATTAATATGCAGCTCAAAAGAACCTACATCATGCCATTTTTTCGTAAGTTGAAAGGAGATATAATCATCAATTTCAGCTATCCATTCCATTTGGGGAGTCAATATTTTAAGCATTTTTTAACTCCATTATGAATGCTTCTAATGCTTCCAATCGTTCCTCAATCGTTGGTGGTTCCGGTTCAGGTGGTACTTTCAGCATTTCCTCATATTCTCTAATAATCTCTTCCGTGCTAGGCTGTGGATTTTCAAGAAACCATGCTGAAATAAATTGTTCCCCATCTACTTGTGATACTTGCCAATCTTTAGGGGTATCAGTTCCCGGAAACATATACATTAGTACATGCGCTATATTCATTTAATCACCTTCTTTAACTCAATTTTGTTGTCATAACACGGTAATCTAATATTTCCGTATCGTTCGGAGAATCGAAAACATAAACACCGAAATCTATTACATCTCCTGCCTCCAGAAAATAAAATCCCGGCCCTTGAAAGATATTATCTCTCGTATGCGTGGGAATCCTTGCAAACAAAGAAGTAATAGCTTCCCCGTTCCGGTTTACATACATTTGCACATCTGGTGTTTTTGATGTAAAATCACCAGCTCCAGAGGACCAATTGGGGAATCTTACATACCCAAAAAATAAATATACGCCTGAAGTTTTAGGTACAAAAGTATTCCCCACTATTTCGTTTTGGCGGTCAAAAATTAACGATGATTCCAGTGGTAATTGTACATTTGTTCTGTCAGGAACAGGAATGTCAACTTCATTATTTATAACTTCAAAGTAAGATTGATTGGGTAAATTGACTAGTCCGTTTTCATCGACTTGAACACCTCTGAGAAGATTATGCAAAGGCGAATAGCCACAAACTAAAGGATTATGTTTTTCATTCTTTATCTGAGAATTTTCAACGAAAGATTTACCTGCAATTACTCTAATCTGTGCTACTGACATCTGATAAATATAATCATCCCTTGTTAATTCCGGTGGTTCTGGAACTGCTGACGCTGTCCCTTTTAATACTTTTGCTTGTATCTTTTTTTCGTTAGGCTCTCTATTAAGCTCAATCACAACTCTATCAATTCTATCCCTTGTAGGGTCAGCCGCATCTAATTCCAAATCTAAGTTACTATCATTTTCGTAAAGGTAACCCTTTATAAACATGGCCCCTTTACTTAAAGTGATAGTCATATTTTGTTTTTCATTAATTTCAAGTGGTGTATACCCTTCCTCCTGTGCTACACCTGTCCCGTTACCTCCTAATAAAAAACTATGAAATAAAGCTAATTGTGCACCTGTAACCGTGCGAGAATCAAAAAACATGAAGTTTTCCATTAAATCACATCCCTACGTATCTATTGCGATATTTAATATTTACTACAGCATCCTCGGTCCCTACATCTGCATAATATGAGAGGTAATTTTCGCCTGGAACCAATTCAAATAAGCTCGATTCGAATATATCGAGCCAATGAAAAGCATTTTCGATTGTTCCATCTGCTTTCTGTATTTCAACTTTCTTATCTTTCCCCTTATCTGTATTAATATAGAGTATGTCCCCTTTTTCTAGCTCTCTATTAACTTTGATTAGTTTACCGGTAGTTTTATTTTCTATCACTGGATTAATCGAAGGTCCATGAAGCTCTATTTCTAACGGTGTATCAACGTCACCATCATTAAATATTACTGCTGATTCTCCTTCTACGCCCAAAACAGCCGGTAACGTAAAGGGTAGCGTAAGACTTTCTCTATAAGCTGCAAGGCTTGCTTTTGTGTCCGTTTCGTCAGTCCAATAAGGGTTAGAACAACGAAAAGAAAAT
Proteins encoded in this region:
- a CDS encoding transcriptional regulator, which gives rise to MYYFSNDHESLAEKMRKRENEVLAIISEYISKNKKSPSIKEILHKSSLKSSSTVHAYLQRLKENGSIDYTPKSPRSIIVKK
- a CDS encoding siphovirus ReqiPepy6 Gp37-like family protein; the protein is MLKILTPQMEWIAEIDDYISFQLTKKWHDVGSFELHINRHSQSVEELQKNRLVMLSPNKVGIIKHIEVALDENGRATENYVYKGYDLKGIFGQRLTLPPSNTAYDNKSGAAETVLKHYVERNAVNPTDRKRKFVMLRMEDDLQRGNSINWQSRFKILSEELRDISLTSGVGWDVSLNLKEGWWEFDALDGKDLSYKNQFGNSPVYFSPEFENVQTMGFSDSDLNMKNVAFVAGQGEGVEREVAEIGNTEDFERIETFIDARDIEKNGVGDNGETLQERGERTLEQLRNELFLEAEILTHSSPFQYEKDFFLGDIVTIMNRDWGVMSHERVTEAKEIFEHNGYKLELTFGKNRPTLISKIKDGFSQFDNELRR
- a CDS encoding hemolysin XhlA family protein → MEQRIEKLEGDMGDVKTRLAVAESNIKDIKEDLNSIKTNTNWILKIIVAAIVTGVLGILINGGVFNGTI
- a CDS encoding GH25 family lysozyme, which translates into the protein MKIKGIDVSHWQGNINWDKVQKDGVKFAFIKATQGTSYSKVHYFKDNAKKAVKEGIHVGAYHYATFSSVSEAIKEAKYFLSVVKGFKLDYPLVLDLEEDKKGVSKKQLTDGAIAFLEVLENGGHFAMLYTGKSFLENQLDEKRLKPYALWVARYNYELGRHADIWQHTSSGRVNGISGNVDMNWSYRDFAAEIRKMRNTKPTKIATPKKETVYIVKPGDNLTKVANKYNTSVDKLVRDNKIKNKNLIYPGQKIRIK
- a CDS encoding holin; amino-acid sequence: MERFKNYILWTAVASLIGLALLDLSLVESLDKYEKYVDQVLYILVLIGVINNPSLGTGLQDKKE
- a CDS encoding phage tail family protein; this encodes MEKLTFINSKGDTIIFEEKEPFLLQSIDGVEATDVTNQSQRVPFQDGEIPLDTLIEPRIISLTVMLLANSSAELKDYRRKLISVLNPKLGEGRLLYENNGDVKEISAKIEQMLSFPSGKDNKGTNFQTTIFSFRCSNPYWTDETDTKASLAAYRESLTLPFTLPAVLGVEGESAVIFNDGDVDTPLEIELHGPSINPVIENKTTGKLIKVNRELEKGDILYINTDKGKDKKVEIQKADGTIENAFHWLDIFESSLFELVPGENYLSYYADVGTEDAVVNIKYRNRYVGM
- a CDS encoding XkdW family protein, giving the protein MNIAHVLMYMFPGTDTPKDWQVSQVDGEQFISAWFLENPQPSTEEIIREYEEMLKVPPEPEPPTIEERLEALEAFIMELKNA
- a CDS encoding helix-turn-helix transcriptional regulator, yielding MFGLGKKRSKFGKFLDRNSIKQTEISEMSGVNMNSISRVANSNENCPSMKNASKIIKTLKKHGYDVSYDDFWDM